The Flavobacterium sp. 140616W15 sequence TTTGGATGGAGATAATGGTGTGCTCTTGCAAGACTGTATTGATGTTAGTCGCGCTATCGAGAATAATTTAGACAGAGAGGAACAAGATTTTTCTTTGGAAGTTGCTTCGGTAGGAGTTGGATCCCCATTAAAATTGGTTAGACAATACAAGAAAAACATTGGTAGAACATTGATTGTAAATACTAATGGTGAAAAAATTGAGGCTGAATTGGTTGATGCTAATGAAGATTTCATAATTTTGTCTTGGGAAGCAAGGGAACCTAAGAAAATAGGAAAAGGAAAAGAAACAGTTCAAAAAGAGCAGCAAATACCTTATACAGAAATTAAAGAGGCAATTGTTACAGTAACATTTTAATTAAAGAATTCGCATGGAAAATTTAGCATTAATCGATTCATTCTCAGAGTTTAAAGATGATAAACTTATTGATCGTGTAACGCTTATGGCAATCTTAGAAGATGTATTTAGAAATGCATTGAAGAAAAAATACGGTTCAGATGATAACTTCGATATTATCATAAATCCTGATAAGGGAGATATGGAAATTTGGAGAAGAAGAGTAATTGTTGCTGACGAAGATCTTGATTTTGAAAATGAGGAAATTACTTTGACAGAAGCAAGAAGAATTGAAGCGGATTTTGAAATAGGAGAAGAAGTTTCTGAAGAAGTAAAATTAATTGATTTAGGTAGAAGAGCTATATTAGCTTTGCGCCAAAATTTGATTTCTAAAATACACGAACACGACAATACTAATCTTTATAAGCAATTTAAAGATATTATTGGTGATATTTATACTGCCGAGGTGCACCATGTTCGCCCAAGAGTTGTAATTTTGGTGGATGATGAAGGAAATGAAATTGTATTACCAAAAGAAAAACAAATTCCATCAGACTTTTTCCGTAAAGGAGATAACGTTCGTGGAATTATTGAAAGCGTTGAATTAAAAGGGAACAAGCCACAAATTATAATGTCTAGAACTTCAGAGAAGTTTTTAGAGAAATTATTTGAACAAGAAATTCCTGAAGTATTCGACGGATTGATTACAGTTAAAAATGTAGTTAGAATACCAGGAGAGAAAGCAAAAGTAGCGGTAGATTCTTACGATGATAGAATTGATCCTGTTGGAGCTTGTGTTGGTATGAAAGGTTCACGTATTCACGGAATTGTTCGTGAGTTAGGAAATGAGAATATAGATGTTATTAATTATACTAGTAACATTCAATTATATATTACAAGGGCTTTAAGTCCTGCAAAAGTATCTTCAATTAAAATTAATGAAGAAACTAAAAGAGCCGAAGTTTTCTTGAAATTAGAGGAAGTTTCTAAAGCTATCGGTAGAGGTGGTCATAACATTAAACTAGCAGGTCAATTAACAGGCTACGAGCTTGATGTTATTAGAGAAGGAGATGTAGCAAGCGGTGAAGACGACGATGTCGAATTAACTGAGTTCTCTGATGAAATCGAAGGATGGGTTATCGAGGAGTTTGCTAAAATAGGATTGGATACTGCAAAGAGTATTTTAAAACAAGAAGTAGAAGATTTAGTAAGAAGAACAGACCTAGAAGAGGAAACAATTCTGGATGTAATCCGTATACTAAAAGAAGAGTTTGATAGTTAGTCTATCTTTCTCACAACACAACGAATAGGTAATAATAAAAAGGTTTTATGTCTGAAGAGAGAGTAATAAGAATAAACAAGGTTTTAAGGGAATTAAATATTTCATTAGAAAGAGCTGTGGATTATCTAAAAGATAAGGGAATTGCTATTGATGCAAATCCAAACGCAAAAATTTCTAATCAGGAATTTAATATCCTACAAAGCCAATTTGCGGGCGATAAGGGAAATAAGGAGGCTTCTAAAGAAGTTGGAGAGGAAAAGAGAAAAGAGAAAGAAGCATTGCGTGTAGAACGTGAAAAAGAAATTGAAGACAAACGCAAGCAAGACGAAGAGCGCCAAAAACAACAAGAGGTTATAAAAGCGAGAGCTGTTGTAACTGCTCCAGTTCAAGTTGGTAAAATAAATCTAAATCCAAAAAAACCTGCAATTATTCCAAACACTCCTTCAGTAGCAGCAGAGCCAGAAAAAGTTGAAACACCTAAGGAAGTTGTAAAAGAAGAAAAACCTGTTGAAAAAGAGGTAGTTCAACCTGTACAACCACCAGTTGCTGTTACTGAGAAAAAAGAAGAAAAACCAGTTGTAGAGAAAAAAGAAATTAAGCCAGAAGTAGTGGTTCTTGCAGAAAAAGCACCTGTTGTAAAAACGGAGCCTGCTGTAGTTACGCCTCCTGTTGAAGAATCTATAACAACACAATATCAAAAATTATCTGGAACGACTCTTACAGGACAGACAATTGATTTATCTCAATTTAATAAGCCAAAAAAGAAAAAGGAAGATCCAAAGATAACTCCTAATAAACCAGGAGCTCCAGGAGCAGCTGCTAATAACGCTAATAAAAATAAGCGTAAAAGAATTGCTCCTAAGCCAGGTGCGCCTAGGCCGGCTGTGCCACCAGGAACACCAAATCCTAATAAAATTACTCCAAATACTGGAGGAGCAGGAGGAGGATTTAATGCTAACAGAAGTTCAAGACCAGGTTTCGTAAAAGGAAACCGTCCTGCAATTGTAGCTAAGGTTGAGCCTACTGAAGAGGAAGTAAAAAACCAAATTAGAGAGACGCTTGAGAAATTACAAGGTAAAGGTGGTAAATCAAAAGCTGCTAAATACCGTAGAGATAAAAGAGATACGCACCGTCAGAAATCTGATGATGAGCAAAGAGCTTTAGACGAAGGAAGTAAAACTATTAAGGTTACTGAGTTTGTTACTGTAGGAGAAATTGCTATCATGATGGATGTGCCAATTACTAAAGTTATTGGTACTTGTATGTCACTTGGAATCATGGTTACCATGAATCAGCGTCTAGATGCAGAAACATTAACAATTGTAGCTGATGAGTTCGGTTATGAGGTTGAATTTATTACTGTAGATATTGAAGAAGCTATTGAGGTAGTTGAAGATAAAGAAGAAGATTTAGTAGTTAGAGCACCAATTGTAACTGTAATGGGTCACGTCGATCACGGTAAAACATCTTTACTGGATTATATCCGTAAAGAAAATGTTATCGCTGGTGAGTCTGGAGGTATTACACAGCATATTGGAGCATATGGAGTAACATTAGAGAATGGTCAAAAAATTGCATTTTTAGATACACCAGGTCACGAGGCGTTTACCGCGATGCGTGCACGTGGAGCTCAGGTTACGGATATTGCTATTATTGTAATTGCGGCAGATGATGATATCATGCCACAAACAAAAGAGGCTATTTCTCATGCGCAAGCTGCTGGAGTGCCAATTATATTTGCTATCAATAAAGTTGATAAGCCAAATGCTAATCCAGAGAAAATAAAAGAAAGATTAGCAAGTATGAATTTACTTGTTGAGGATTGGGGAGGAAAAATCCAATCGCATGATATTTCTGCAAAAACAGGATTAGGTGTAAAAGAATTATTAGAAAAAGTATTGCTAGAGGCAGAGATTTTAGATTTAAAATCAAACCCAAATAAGGCAGCGCAAGGAACTGTTGTAGAGGCTTTCTTAGATAAAGGAAAAGGATATGTTTCAACTATCTTAGTTCAACACGGAACGCTTAAAATTGGGGATTATATGTTGGCTGGTAAACATCATGGTAAAATTAAAGCCATGCATGATGAAAGAGGGCATACAGTTTTACAAGCTGGTCCATCAACTCCAGTGTCTGTTTTAGGACTGGATGGTGCGGCAACTGCAGGTGATAAGTTTAATGTATTTGAAGATGAAAAAGAAGCGAAACAAATTGCTTCAAAACGTTCTCAATTAATGCGTGAACAATCTGTACGTACGCAAAGACATATTACGTTAGATGAAATTGGACGTCGTATTGCTCTTGGTCAATTTAAAGAATTGAATGTGATCCTTAAAGGAGATGTTGATGGTTCTGTAGAAGCATTATCTGATTCATTCTCTAAATTATCTACTGAAGAAATTCAAATTAATATTATCCATAAAGGAGTTGGAGCGATTACTGAAACAGACGTTATGTTGGCTTCTGCATCAGATGCGATTATTATCGGATTTAATGTTCGTCCAGCAGGTAATGCAAGACAATTAGCAGATAAAGAAGAAATTGATATCCGTTACTACTCTATTATCTATGCAGCTATCGATGACTTGAAAGATGCAATGGAAGGAATGTTGGCTCCAGAGATGAAAGAAGAAATTCTTGGTACTGCAGAAATTAGAGAGATATTCAAAATTTCTAAAGTTGGATCTATTGCAGGATGTATGGTAATGGATGGTAAAATAGCAAGAAACTCTAAAATTAGAGTTATCAGAGATGGTGTTGTTGTATTTACTGGAGAGTTATTAGCATTGAAACGTTTCAAAGATGATGTTAAAGAAGTTAGTAAAGGATACGATTGTGGTATTCAAATTAAGAACTTTAATGATATCGAAGAGCGTGATGTAATTGAAGCTTACCATGAAGTAGCAATAAAAAAGAAATTGAAATAATATTTTATAGATTTCATATTGAAAATCCCGACTTGTCGGGATTTTTTTTTGTTTAATACCGAAAGTTTTTTTTGAATCAAAAATGAATAAGTTGAGATGATTTATTGATCTCTTTTTTGGTGTTTGCAATGAGATTTAATATGAGGTAAGTTTTGAGACGGTTTCTACGGTTGTATAGAAAGCGGAGGTAAGGATGATATTTTATCAATGAGGCCGTTTTGTTTATAACTGTTGCCGATGTTGTAAAAGTCGAGTTTTATATAGTTTAGGTTGAGCTTTTTTTATGCCAGAAGCGAAAATGAGATTGTTCTAATCGTAGCGAACGTTGATTATGGAAATGTTTGTATTAAAGTTAATTCTTGATGTTGTGTTAAATATTTGTTTTAAGTGTGGGTTTGGTTGGTATTTTAGTTTGTTAGTTAAGTGAGTTGTATTTGTATGAAATGAGCATTTATTTGTATTTAATAAGGTGCTATTGTCTCCAACGGATAGGGTAGGTGTAGTTTTTTGAATTTGATGCCTTTTCGTGAATAATTCGGTGTAGATTAAAATAGTAAAGTTGGTTTTAGAAGTTGTTTTGATTCGTAGTTTGGATTTGAAGAATTTGATGAGGCAGGAAACGGTTGCATCCTTGTATTAAGTTGTATTAGTATAAGTGTTTTTTAATTTTGTTTGCTATGGGTGATTTTTTTGAATGTGAATTTTGGGTAGGCTGTTATGCTGTAAAATATAATATTAAAAAGTAGATTGTAATCTGGGTTCAGAGTAGTTAATGTGACTTTAGAGCAAGCGGTTTAAGGGTTGAATTTTATCAATGAGCAATGATAGTTTTTTGGGGTGATATTTAATGCTGACGCATCGGTATACACAGTATATCGATTATGATGTTGTGGTTGTCGGTTCTCTATTGTGATTGCTTTAGATTGTATTACTATTCACGTGCTTAGAAAGTGTGAAGATATTAGTTTGTTAGGAGGGTTGTTGTGATTGCCGCTTTCTTTATAGGGATTGTTTTTGGTTTGTATATTGTTTTTAAAATGTGTGAAAGTGGTATAATTGTATGTGTTTTTTGTAAATGTTTAACGCCACGTATAGCTTTATTTTTGTAAGTATGAAGTTTTCGTGTTGAGATTAATTTAGAGGAATGACTGAGTCTTGCTGTTAAGTGTGATAAATTTTATTTCGTTATGCGTCTTTAGTTGAATTTTGTACCGGTTATTTAATTTTAGATGTGTGTAGGTAGATGCTCTTCTTGTTTTATTTTTTGAATTTCTTAAGTATGGAATGATATTTTATTCAGGATTTAAGATGTATAATGCGATTCGGGTATTAAAAATATTTTTTTTGAAGTGTTTTTAGGTGATCTTATGGCTGAATAATAGCGTTAATTATTTGTCATTTTTTATTAAATACATTGTGATAAGTAATCTTGTATATGGAATAAGAAGGTGTTATTAGTTGGAAATAATTAACACGAAATTAAGTTGTTGTTAGGGTAATTTTTAAATTAAAAATTATCTTCTCTATGTTTGTTAATTGGTTGTTTTGTATTTCGTAATGAGTATGAAAATTGGGTGGTCTGATCTTTTTGAATTTGGCATTAAAATTAGTTTTGATTGTTTTTTTAATGTGTTTATCTTTAAATTATTTTCTGGAACGCATATCGATTTCGGTTTTAATTTTGGAATTAAACTAGATGATTATGTTGTTTTAGGAGCTTGTAATAAATACAAAAAGCCATTCAAATTGAATGGCTTTTTGTTTGTAATTGTATGATTGTTTTAATGTTTGTGTTTTTTATTTCCCTGGTTTGATGAGGAATACATTTTTGTATCTTCTTTTTATATCAACTAAGTTTCTTTCAGCTTCAATTCTGCTTTTAAAATTACCAACCATAACTTTGTAATTTGGTGTATTGAAAATTATGGTGCCATCTATGTTTTTGAACTCTTGTTTGAAGTCCATAAGTGTTTTTTTTGCTTCTTCACTCTTGCCACTAAAAATCTGGATTTTGTAGCTATCATTAACGCTAATTGACGCGTTAATTTTACGTTTTTCGTTTAATAATTGTTCGAATTTTGGGTCTTGATTTACTGTAATGTTTTGATCTTGCGCATTAATGTTACATGCTGAAATTAGTAGTAATAGTGTGTAAAGTGCTTTTTTTCTAGGAGTTAAAATTCTCATAATGTGATGGTTTTTATGCAAAAATAGTATTTAATATATAAATGGATATTGGAAAAATTATTTAGAATTGATATAAATTGGTATTTAAGGCTGTTTTAAGGTTTTGAGAATAGTTCTTAAATTGTATTTTTGTGCAAGTTTTAAAAGAAGGTATTCTATTTTGTGTAATTAATATACAGAAAAAACCGTACCAAATTTTAGTTGATAATCATTATACAATATGGAAAAGGTGGGTAACCATAATTCGATCTCAAGGAAATTATTTTTAAGCTTAGGGCTAACGTTAATTTTCTCGCTAAGTTCATTTGCACAAGATGCTGCTACTACAGCAGCGCCTGAAGCTGCTCCAGTAGCAACTCAAGGAGGTGATCCGGTAAAGGGTAAAGAACTTTTTAATGCAAATTGTGCTGCATGTCACAAACTAGATGGAAAATCGACAGGTCCTGAATTAAGGGGCGTGGCGGAAAAACATGATAAAGCTTGGCTTTACAAGTGGATTCATAATAGTTCTGACATGATTAAGTCAGGTGATCCTGTGGCTGTGAAGCTTTTTGCAGATCATAACAAGGCTGTAATGACTTCGTTTCCTCAATTGTCAGAGGGAGACATAGATAATATTATTGCTTATACATCTACTCCTAAAGCTGAAGCTCCAGCTGCAACTGCTACTACTGCTGTACCAGGAACAGGGGGAGAAAGCGGTTCTATCTCTAATAATGTTATCCTAGGAGCACTTGCTCTTGTAATGGGTATGTTGGTAGTGATGCTTTACTTAGTAAACAATGTTTTAAGAAAAGTTGCTAAAGCAAATGGAATCGATGTTACTCCTAAAGAGCCTAGAGTTTCTTTATGGAAAGCGTTTGCTAGAAATCAATTTTTGGTTTTAGTTGCTTCAATATTCTTATTGTTAGCAAGTGGTTATTTTGTTTACGGTTACTTAATGCAAGTAGGTGTTGATCAGAATTATGAGCCAATTCAGCCAATACATTATTCTCATAAAATTCACGCAGGAGATAACGAGATCAATTGTAAATATTGTCACTCTGCTTCACGTGTAAGTAAAACTGCAGGTATTCCATCTTTAAATGTTTGTATGAACTGTCATAAAAATATTTCAGAGGTTGCTGAAACTACTGCTACACCAGAGTACAGTAAAGCTTTTTACGATGAACAAATACAAAAATTATACAACGCTGTTGGTTGGGATAAAACAACTCAAACGTATACAGGGAAAACGCAACCAGTAAAATGGGTTCGTATTCATAATTTACCTGATTTCGTTTATTTTAATCACTCACAACACGTTACAGTTGCTGGTATTGAATGTCAAACTTGTCACGGTCCAGTACAAGAGTATGAAATCATGAAACAATATTCTAAGTTAACAATGGGATGGTGTATTGATTGCCATAGAAAAACTGATGTTAAGATGGAAGGGAATGAGTATTATACTAAAATACACGAAGAGCTTTCTAAAAAATACGGTGTAGAGAAATTGACTGCAGCGCAAATGGGAGGTTTAGAGTGTGGTAAATGCCACTATTAATCAAATTATTAAGATTTTAATATTTATATACAATGTCATCAAACAAAAAATACTGGAAAAGTGTTGAAGAGCTAGACGAAAATAGTTCTATTGTTGAGGCGCTTAGAAATAACGAATTTGTTGAAGAAATTCCTACTGATGAATTTTTAGGAAATGAAGGAGCTTTGGCTTCTTCTTCAACATCGCGTCGTGACTTTTTAAAGTACGTTGGGTTTAGTACTGCAGCAGTAACGCTTGCAGCTTGCGAAGGCCCTGTTCACAAATCGATACCTTATGTACTTCAACCAGAACAAATCATACCAGGAATAGCAGATTATTATGCTACTACTGTTTTTGATGGTTTCGATTTTGCTAATCTTTTAGTAAAGACACGTGAAGGGCGTCCTATTAAAATTGACAACAACACAATTTCAGGAGCGAAATTTTCAGCCAATGCTAGAATTCATGCGTCTATATTATCATTGTATGATAGTATGCGTTTGAAAGAACCAAAGTTGGAAGGAAAAAATGCAACTTGGTCTGCTGTTGATTTAAAAATTAAATCTAGTATTGCTGAGGCAAATGCTAAAGGTGGACAAATTGTTTTGTTAACAAATACTTTAGCAAGTCCATCGACTGAAAAATTAATAGCTGAGTTTATAGCTAAAAACCCTAATGCAAAACATGTTGTATATGACGCAGTTTCGTCATCATCTGCTTTGGATGCATTTGAAACGGTTTATGGTGAAAGAGCTTTAGTTAATTACGATTTCTCAAAAGCATCACTTATCGTTTCGGTAGGAGCTGACTTTTTAGGAGATTGGCAAGGAGGAGGGTATGACGCTGCTTACGCACAAGGACGTATTCCAAGAAATGGAAAAATGTCTCGTCACTTCCAATTAGAAGCAAACATGACTTTGTCTGGTGCTGCTGCTGATAAGCGTTTGCCTATGTCAACTGCAAATCAAAAACAAGCATTAGTACTTATATACAATATTGTAACAGGTTCTTCTGTTGCTGTTAGTTTAGACAGCCAGTTCAAAGCTGAAGTTACAAAAGCAGCTCAACAATTAAAAGCTGCTGGTTCAAAAGGAGTATTGGTATCTGGTATTCAAGATAAAAATGCTCAGTTATTAGTTTTGGCTATCAACCAAGCGTTGGCAAGTGAAGCTTTTACTACTTCTGAAACAAGACAAATAAGAAAAGGATCTGACGCTAAAGTTGCTCAGTTAATTAATGATATGAAAGCAGGAAGCGTTCATACTTTACTTATGAGTGGTGTTAATCCAGTTTATACATTAGCAGATAGCGAATCTTTTGCTACAGGATTGAAAAAAGTTAAAACATCAGTTGCTTTTTCTTTAAAAGAGGATGAAACTGCTTTGCTTTCTACAATTGCTGCTCCAGTTCCTCATTACTTAGAGTCTTGGAATGATGTGTCTATTACAAAAGGAACTTATGGTCTTACTCAACCGACTATCCGTCCTATATTTGATACAAAACAATTTCAAGATGTTTTATTATCTCTAACAGGAGCTTCTGGAACTTTTTATGATTATATCAAAGCTAACGCTTCTGGAATAATTGCAGGTTCTAGCTGGAATAAAGTATTACATGATGGTATTTTTGTAGGAAGCTCTACGGCACTTTCTGCAGGATCTGTTGATTATACTGCTGCTGCAAATGCAGTATCACAATCAAAAGCTTTAGGTGATTTCGAATTAGTATTGTATACTAAAACAGGAATGGGAGATGGACAACAAGCTAACAACCCTTGGTTGCAAGAGTTTCCAGATCCAATCACAAGAGTTTCTTGGGATAACTATGTGACAGTTTCTAACGCTGATGCTAAGTCATTGAATATGACTAATGAGATTGTTGCAAATGGTGGGTTAAACGGAAGTTATGCTACTATTACAACAGCAGATGGAGTTAAACTTGAAAATGTACCAGTAATTGTTCAGCCAGGACAAGCAGTAGGAACTATTGGATTGGCTTTAGGTTACGGACGTAAAGCGGCTCTAAAAGAAGAAATGATTGTAGGTTTAAATGCTTACTCTTTATATAAAGGTTTTAATGACATTCAATCTGTAAAACTTGCAAAAGCTAGCGGAGAACATGAGTTTGCTTGTGTCCAAGGTCAAAAAACTTTAATGGGAAGAGGAGATATTATTAAAGAAACCTCTCTTGAGATATTTAATACTAAAGATGCTGAATTTTGGAACGAACAACCAAAAGTATCTTTGGATCACAATGAAGTAAATGCTACATCTGTAGATTTATGGGATTCGTTTGATCGTTCAACTGGTCATCACTTTAATCTTTCAATTGATTTAAATGCTTGTACTGGATGTGGGGCTTGTGTTATAGCTTGTCACGCTGAAAACAACGTACCAGTAGTAGGTAAATCGGAAGTAAGAAGAAGTCGTGATATGCACTGGTTGCGTATCGATAGATATTATTCTTCTGAAAGTACTTTTGCTGGAGATAACGAAAGAAAAGATAATATTGCGGGATTGTCAAGTTCATTGTCTACATTTAATGAAATGGAAAAAGCTGGAGATAATCCACAAGTTTCTTTCCAACCAGTAATGTGTCAGCATTGTAACCACGCTCCTTGTGAAACTGTATGCCCAGTTGCTGCAACTTCACACGGTCGTCAAGGACAAAACCAAATGGCTTATAACAGATGTGTTGGTACTCGTTACTGTGCTAATAACTGTCCGTATAAAGTACGTCGTTTCAACTGGTTCTTGTATAACAAAAACAGTGAATTTGATTATCACATGAATGATGATTTAGGTCGTATGGTGTTAAACCCAGACGTAAACGTTCGTTCTCGTGGAGTTATGGAGAAATGTTCTATGTGTATTCAAATGACACAAGCTACAATATTAAAAGCTAAGAATGAAGGTAGATCAGTAGTTGATGGTGAATTCCAGACAGCTTGTTCTAATGCTTGTTCTTCAGGAGCTATGATATTTGGAGATGTAAATGATAAAGAAAGCCAAGTGACTAAATTAGCCGCTGATGATAGAATGTATCATTTATTAGAGCATGTTGGAACAAAACCTAATGTGATTTATCACGTTAAAGTTAGAAATACTTAGTACAAAAAATTATTAATTAAGAAACAATATAAAGGATTATGTCGTCTCACTACGAAGCACCCATTAGAAAACCTTTAGTTATAGGTGATAAATCTTATCACGATGTAACTGTAGATGTAGCTGCGCCTGTTGAAGGTAAAGCAAATAAACATTGGTGGATTGTATTTACAATCGCATTAACAGCTTTCCTTTGGGGATTAGGCTGTATAATTTACACCGTATCTACAGGTATCGGAACATGGGGATTAAATAAAACAGTTGGTTGGGCTTGGGATATCACAAACTTTGTTTGGTGGGTAGGTATTGGTCACGCCGGAACTTTGATTTCAGCAGTATTATTACTTTTCCGTCAACGATGGAGAATGGCGATTAACCGTTCTGCCGAAGCAATGACAATTTTCTCTGTTGTACAAGCAGGTTTATTTCCAATTATTCACATGGGACGTCCATGGTTAGCATACTGGGTATTGCCTATACCAAACCAATTTGGTTCATTATGGGTAAACTTTAACTCACCATTACTTTGGGACGTTTTTGCCATCTCTACGTATCTTTCAGTATCATTAGTTTTCTGGTGGACTGGTTTGTTACCTGATTTTGCAATGCTACGTGATAGAGCAATAACACCTTTTAATAAAAGAGTTTATTCTATCCTAAGTTTTGGATGGAGCGGTAGAGCAAAAGACTGGCAACGTTTTGAAGAAGTATCTTTAGTACTTGCAGGTTTAGCGACTCCACTTGTACTTTCTGTACACACAATTGTATCTATGGACTTTGCAACATCTGTAATTCCAGGATGGCATACAACAATTTTCCCTCCTTACTTCGTTGCAGGAGCGGTTTTCTCTGGATTTGCAATGGTAAATACATTGTTGATCATTATGAGAAAAGTTTCTAATCTTGAAGCTTATATTACAATCCAACATATCGAATTAATGAATATCGTAATTATGATTACGGGATCTATCGTAGGGGTTGCTTATATCACTGAGTTATTCGTAGCTTGGTATTCAGGAGTAGAATACGAGCAATATGCATTCTTAAATAGAGCTACTGGACCTTACTGGTGGGCATATTGGTCAATGATGACTTGTAATGTTTTCTCTCCACAATTCATGTGGTTCAAAAAACTAAGAACAAGTATCATGTTCTCATTTATAATTTCGATTGTTGTAAACATCGGAATGTGGTTTGAAAGATTCGTAATTATTGTTACTTCTTTACATAGAGATTATCTTCCATCTTCTTGGACAATGTTTTCACCAACATTTGTTGATATTGGAATTTTCATCGGAACAATTGGTTTCTTCTTCGTATTGTTTTTACTTTACTCTAGAACATTCCCAGTTATTGCTCAGGCAGAGGTGAAAACTATTTTGAAAGGAACAGGAGATAATTACATAAGAGAAAGAGCAAATAAAGATTCACATCATGAGTAATAAAGTTATATACGCCATTTATAATGACGATGATATTTTGATGGATGCTGTAAAGAAAACTAGAGCTGCACATCATCATATTGAAGAGGTATTTACTCCATTTCCGGTACACGGATTGGATAAAGCAATGGGCTTAGCGCCTACAAGATTAGCAATATGTTCTTTCTTATATGGATGTGTTGGTATCACTGTAGCGACTGTGATGATGAGTTACATTATGATTCATGACTGGCCTCAGGATATTGGTGGAAAACCAAGTTTCAGTTTCATTCAGAATATGCCAGCATTCGTGCCAATTATGTTTGAAATGACTGTGTTTTTCGCAGCCCACTTAATGGTAATTACTTTCTATATGAGAAGTAGATTATGGCCATTTAAAGAAGCAGAAAACCCGGATGTAAGAACAACAGATGACCATTTCTTAATGGAAGTTGCTGTTAACAATAACGAAGAAGAATTAGTTTCTTTTTTCCAAAACACGGGAGCTGTAGAAGTTAAAGTAATAGAAAAGAATTAATTGTAGCTATGAAAGGTATATATAAAATAACACTTTTAGTTGGTATAACTATTTTAGTTTCATCATGCCACAATATTTCGGCACCAAACTATCAGTACTTCCCTAATATGTATGAGTCTTTAGCGTATGAACCATATGCAGAAGCTAATGTATTTAAAGGAGGAAAGGAAGCTCAACTTCCTGCAAACGGAACTATAAATAGAGGTTTTGAACCTTATGAATATGAGAATTCTACAGCAGGTTATGAATTAGCAAAAGCTAATTTAAAATCACCTTTAGATTCTTTAGATAGAAATTCAGAAAAAGGAAAAGAACTTTTTGATATCTATTGTATGAGTTGTCATGGTGCAACTGGAAATGGAAAAGGTAAATTGGTAGAAAGAGAAAAATTTCTTGGAGTTCCTAGCTATAAAGATAGAGAAATCA is a genomic window containing:
- a CDS encoding TAT-variant-translocated molybdopterin oxidoreductase; the protein is MSSNKKYWKSVEELDENSSIVEALRNNEFVEEIPTDEFLGNEGALASSSTSRRDFLKYVGFSTAAVTLAACEGPVHKSIPYVLQPEQIIPGIADYYATTVFDGFDFANLLVKTREGRPIKIDNNTISGAKFSANARIHASILSLYDSMRLKEPKLEGKNATWSAVDLKIKSSIAEANAKGGQIVLLTNTLASPSTEKLIAEFIAKNPNAKHVVYDAVSSSSALDAFETVYGERALVNYDFSKASLIVSVGADFLGDWQGGGYDAAYAQGRIPRNGKMSRHFQLEANMTLSGAAADKRLPMSTANQKQALVLIYNIVTGSSVAVSLDSQFKAEVTKAAQQLKAAGSKGVLVSGIQDKNAQLLVLAINQALASEAFTTSETRQIRKGSDAKVAQLINDMKAGSVHTLLMSGVNPVYTLADSESFATGLKKVKTSVAFSLKEDETALLSTIAAPVPHYLESWNDVSITKGTYGLTQPTIRPIFDTKQFQDVLLSLTGASGTFYDYIKANASGIIAGSSWNKVLHDGIFVGSSTALSAGSVDYTAAANAVSQSKALGDFELVLYTKTGMGDGQQANNPWLQEFPDPITRVSWDNYVTVSNADAKSLNMTNEIVANGGLNGSYATITTADGVKLENVPVIVQPGQAVGTIGLALGYGRKAALKEEMIVGLNAYSLYKGFNDIQSVKLAKASGEHEFACVQGQKTLMGRGDIIKETSLEIFNTKDAEFWNEQPKVSLDHNEVNATSVDLWDSFDRSTGHHFNLSIDLNACTGCGACVIACHAENNVPVVGKSEVRRSRDMHWLRIDRYYSSESTFAGDNERKDNIAGLSSSLSTFNEMEKAGDNPQVSFQPVMCQHCNHAPCETVCPVAATSHGRQGQNQMAYNRCVGTRYCANNCPYKVRRFNWFLYNKNSEFDYHMNDDLGRMVLNPDVNVRSRGVMEKCSMCIQMTQATILKAKNEGRSVVDGEFQTACSNACSSGAMIFGDVNDKESQVTKLAADDRMYHLLEHVGTKPNVIYHVKVRNT
- the nrfD gene encoding NrfD/PsrC family molybdoenzyme membrane anchor subunit, whose amino-acid sequence is MSSHYEAPIRKPLVIGDKSYHDVTVDVAAPVEGKANKHWWIVFTIALTAFLWGLGCIIYTVSTGIGTWGLNKTVGWAWDITNFVWWVGIGHAGTLISAVLLLFRQRWRMAINRSAEAMTIFSVVQAGLFPIIHMGRPWLAYWVLPIPNQFGSLWVNFNSPLLWDVFAISTYLSVSLVFWWTGLLPDFAMLRDRAITPFNKRVYSILSFGWSGRAKDWQRFEEVSLVLAGLATPLVLSVHTIVSMDFATSVIPGWHTTIFPPYFVAGAVFSGFAMVNTLLIIMRKVSNLEAYITIQHIELMNIVIMITGSIVGVAYITELFVAWYSGVEYEQYAFLNRATGPYWWAYWSMMTCNVFSPQFMWFKKLRTSIMFSFIISIVVNIGMWFERFVIIVTSLHRDYLPSSWTMFSPTFVDIGIFIGTIGFFFVLFLLYSRTFPVIAQAEVKTILKGTGDNYIRERANKDSHHE
- a CDS encoding DUF3341 domain-containing protein yields the protein MSNKVIYAIYNDDDILMDAVKKTRAAHHHIEEVFTPFPVHGLDKAMGLAPTRLAICSFLYGCVGITVATVMMSYIMIHDWPQDIGGKPSFSFIQNMPAFVPIMFEMTVFFAAHLMVITFYMRSRLWPFKEAENPDVRTTDDHFLMEVAVNNNEEELVSFFQNTGAVEVKVIEKN
- a CDS encoding cytochrome c, whose product is MKGIYKITLLVGITILVSSCHNISAPNYQYFPNMYESLAYEPYAEANVFKGGKEAQLPANGTINRGFEPYEYENSTAGYELAKANLKSPLDSLDRNSEKGKELFDIYCMSCHGATGNGKGKLVEREKFLGVPSYKDREITEGSIFHVETYGLNAMGSHANQLSTHERWLVADYVLKLKSQL